The DNA segment AGGCAACCGGTTACCCCGGTTACGATTCCGTCATTGGGGTAAACAACGCCACGATCGGTGAAATTCTGAAGCAGAACGGCTTTGCAACGTCTTGGTTCGGCAAGAACCATAACACCCCTGCTTTCCAATACAGCAGTGCCGGGCCGTTCGATCAATGGCCCGTGGGGATGGGCTTCGAATATTTCTACGGCTTCATGGGCGGCGACAGCAACCAATGGACTCCATACTTGTTCCAAAACACGACCCAGATTTTCCCCTGGGTTGGCAAGCCGGACTACAACCTTATCACGGACGAAGCCGACAATGCCATCGACCATATCAAGCAACTGAATGCAGCCGCTCCTGACAAACCGTTCTTCGTCTATTTCGTACCCGGAGCTACCCATGCGCCTCACCATCCGACCCAGGAGTGGATAGACAAGTTCAAAGGCAAGTTCGACATGGGTTGGAACGAAATGCGCGAACAGATTTTCGCCAACCAGAAGCGGCTCGGGGTCATTCCCGCGAATACGCAGCTAACCCCATGGCCTGACGACCTGCCGAAGTGGGACAGCTTAGATGCCGACAGCAAGAAGCTGTTTGCACGACAGGCTGAGGTTTTCGCCGCCTATGTCGCCTATTCCGATCACGAGATCGGAAGAGTGATCCAGGCGGTCGACGACCTGGGCAAGCTCGATAACACGCTTGTCATCTACATCGAAGGCGACAACGGTACGAGTGCCGAAGGCAGCACTCTTGGCACCCCCAACGAATTGATCACCATCGAGGGTATGCAGATTCCGGTCGCGGATCAGATGAAGTTCTACGACGTCTGGGGTTCCGACAAGACGTATCCGCATATGTCGGTGGCCTGGTCCTGGGCCTTTGACACGCCGTTCAAATGGACGAAGCAGGTCGCCTCGCATTTCGGCGGTACGAGGCAGGGCATGGCTATGGCCTGGCCAGCACGGATCAAGGAAGCCGGCGGCATCCGCAGTCAGCTCCACCATGTGATCGACATCGTTCCCACCATTCTCGAGGCGACTGGAATCCAACCTCCTGTCATGGTCAACGGCGTGGCGCAAAAGCCGATCGAAGGTGTCAGCATGGCCTATAGCTGGGACAATGCCCAAGCCCCGTCAGCGCGCACGACGCAGTATTTCGAGATGTTCGGCAACCGCGCGATCTACAATGACGGCTGGATCGCAGCCACGACGCCGCCCGCAGCGCCTTGGCTGATGGGCACGACCAAAATGCCCGACGTCGTCGATGGCTACAAATGGGAATTGTACAACCTCACGGAGGATTTTTCGGAAAACAACGATCTCGCCGCCAAGATGCCGGACAAGCTGCACGAGATGCAGGAATTGTTTCTCATGGAAGCGGCGAAATACAATGTCTTCCCGCTTGATAACTCTATCCTGGAGCGTCTCCTCACCCCGCGGCCGAGTGCCACGGCCGGGCGAAATAACTTCACCTATTCAGGCGTGATATCCGGTATTCCGTCCAGCAACGCTCCGAGCATCGTGAACAAATCGTACACGATCACCGCGGAGGTGGAGATACCGCAGGGTGGTGGTGAAGGCATGCTTGTCACCACGGGTGGACGCTTTGGCGGATACGGTTTCTATCTGCTCAAAGGCAAGCCGGTGTTCCTGTACAATTTTGTCGATATGGAGCGCTTTCGCTGGGAAGGTCATGACGCCTTGGCACCCGGCAAGCACACCCTTGTGTTCGATTTCAAATCCGATGGCCCCGGTTTCGGCAAGGGCGGAACGGGCGTCCTCAAGGTGGATGGTACCGAGGTTGCCAACGAGAAAATTCCACACACAATTCCAGCACTGATGCCGTGGGATGAAACCTTCGATGTGGGGGTCGATACGCGGACAGGCGTAGAGGACAACGACTATCAGGTGCCGTTCCCCTTCAATGGAAATATCGGAAAACTGGAAGTGGCGTTGCAGCCGTAGACAATGCCGGACGGGGGGACATTGATACCGATGTCCCCTCAATCCCGCTGCAGCCGCCTCTCAGAGAAATTTCTCCATCCGGAAATTTTCGAGCGTCTGCCCGCGCTTTTCCACGATTTGCGATGCCAGGACGCGGAAGCCTCGTCGCTCGAAAAACGCTCTGGCGGTAAGGCTCGCTTCCGTAAAAATGCGCCCGAGCCTCTGTTTTCTTGCCTCTGCCTCGACCGTCGTCAGGAGCAGGCTGGCGGCACCCATGCCTTGATAATCGGGATGGACAAACATCATATCCAGGAGCCCATCGGGCACCAGATCCGCAAATCCGATCGACACGTCCCCATATTGAACGATCCAGGCCGGCCTGCTTGACCGTCGTTTCGCCCACGCGTCCCTGTCTTCCACCTTGGCCCAGGCGTCGATTTGAGCTTGGTTGTAGTCCTTCGACGCCACCTCCCGGATTGCTCTCAGGAATATGTCCATGGTCAGATCGGCATCCGCGGGGACATATGGTCTTACCATCAGCATGTTGTCAGACACATCAACCTCATCGCCGCGCAACGATCGTTGCTGCACACAAACGCAGACTAGCACGAGTCGTATAACGGCCACCGTAATGCCATCAGATAAATCCCGATTGCTTGCCGACGCGCAAAATTGTATTTCCGCGGCATGACAGACATCCTTTCCACTCCGCGGCATGAGGCAGGGGGCGCGTTCCTCGTTGCCGCCCTCTATCATTTTGCCTCCTTCCCGCGCTTCGAAGCCCTGCGCGAGCCGCTGCTTGCGCTCTGTGAAGCAAACGGCGTCAAGGGTACGCTGCTGCTCGCCCATGAGGGCATCAACGGCACCATCGCCGGCACCGATGCAGGCATTGGCGCCGTCCTCTCCTTCCTGCGCGCCCAGCCGGAATTTTCGACGCTGGAGCACAAGGAAAGCCGGGCCTCGAAAATGCCCTTCGTCCGCATGAAGGTGAAGCTGAAGAAAGAGATCGTCACCATGGGCGTCGAGAACATCGACCCCACCAAGATCGTCGGCACTTATGTCGCGCCGCAGGACTGGAACGCGCTGATCTCCGACCCCGACACCATCGTCATCGACACACGCAACGACTACGAGACGGCGATCGGCGTGTTCAAGGGCGCGGTCGATCCGAAGACGAAGACATTCCGCGAATTTCCGGAATGGGTGCGCCAGAACGAGGGCCTGCACAACAAGCCGAAGATTGCTATGTATTGCACCGGCGGTATCCGCTGCGAGAAGGCGACCGCCTTCATGAAGGAGCAGGGTTTCGATGAAGTTTACCACCTCAAGGGCGGCATTCTGAAATATCTCGAAGAAGTGCCCGCCGAGGAAAGCCTCTGGGAAGGCGCCTGCTTCGTCTTCGACGAGCGCGTTTCCGTCGAACATGGCCTGAAGGAAGGCAACCACAAGCTCTGCCATGCCTGCCGCAACCCGATCACTGCGGAAGAGGTCACGTCACCCTTCTATGAAGCCGGCGTCTCCTGCAGCCATTGCTATCACGACCGCACTGAGGAAGACCGCAAGCGCTTCCGCGAGCGCCAGCGCCAAGTGATGCTCGCCCGCAAGCGTGGCCAGGAGCATATTGGCGGCTAAAGCGCATCGCGATCTCTGGGATTCGCCCTTGCGCTTTAGGTTCTTGATTTTGCGCATGTCGTTATCGCAAAACCGCTGCACACTTTTGCGCGACATGCTTTAGGGAATTTAGGCGGCTGCGTCGCGCTCGACGTCGAGCACGCGAGCCGTCTGCGCCATCAGCCGCTTGCTGATCTCGGCTTCCGGCAGCGGTTTGCCGAAGAAATAGCCCTGCAGCTCGTCGCAACCGAAGTGCTCCAGGGCGGCCCCCTGCTCTTTCGTCTCGATGCCTTCCGCCGTCACGGGGATGTCGAGCGAACGCGCCAAAGCCACCGTTGCCTGCAGCATCTCGCGGGCGCGGCTGTCTTCCAGCACATCCATGGTCAGCGACCGGTCGATCTTGATGCGGTCGAAGCCGAATTGGCGGAGATAGCCGATCGACGAGAAGCCCGAGCCGAAATCGTCCAGCGCCACCTTGACCCCAAGCCGTTTCAGCCGCTCGATCGATTGGCGGGTGCGCTCGGGGTTCTGGATGATATAGCCTTCGGTGATTTCCAGCGTGACGCGTTCGGCTTCGATCTCCGTATGGTTCAGGACATGCCGAACATAGTCCGCGAAGGCGGGGTTGCGGAACTGTCCGGGTGAGACATTGACTGCAATCCGCAGATCCGGCCATTGCCGCGCCGTCTCGCAGGCTTTTCTTAGTACGAACAGCCCGAGTGCTTCGATCAAACCACTGGTTTCGGCGACAGGAATGAAGGCTTCAGGCGAAATCGGCCCGTGACCTGGCCTGTTCCAGCGTACCAACGCCTCGACGCCAGTGATCTCATGGCTCGTGGCGTCGACCAGCGGCTGGTAGGCGAGCGTCAGCTCTTCTTTTTCGATGGCATTGCGCAGATCCAGTTCCAGTGCATTGCGCTCCTCGCGATCGGCATCCATCGCCGTCTCATAGCAAGCCATACGGGCGCGTCCGGCTTCCTTGGCCTTGTACATGGCTAGGTCGGCGCGGCGCACCAGCTCCTCGCGGCCGATGCGGCCCTCCGGCGAGCTGGCAATGCCGATACTGGCGCCGACGACCACCACGCGGCGACCGATCTCCAGCGGCTCGGCAAAGAAATCCAGCACCTGCTCGGCAAGCCTGAGCGCCGGCGCATCGTTCAGTTCCTTGGTCGGAAAGGCGACGGCGAATTCATCGCCGCCGAGCCGCGCAAGAATCGCCTTCGGCGGGATAAGCACATTCAACCCGGCTGCGACGGCGCGGATCAACTGGTCGCCAGTGCCGTGGCCATAGGAGTCGTTGATTTCCTTGAAACCGTCGAGGTCGAGATAGAGCAACAGGACATTGCTGCCGTCGGCGCGGGCGCTCTCCACTAGTCGGTCGACATCGAGACGAAGACCCTCCCGATTGAGAAGGCCGCTGAGCCGGTCCCGCAGCGAGCCCTGCCGCGCCAGCGCCTCTTCCGCCCTGAGCCGGCGTCCTGCCAGAGACCCCAGAATCAGCAGCACCAAGAAGAACATGCCGACCAGGCCGAGTGCACCAACCACCAGCGGACGGGCCTGTTGATAGCTGACGTCACCAGGCCCGCGCGAGGTCCAGACCAGCCGCCCGAGCGGCTTGCCAAGCGGATCGACGATCGAAACGGCATAGCGCGCAATCGTATCCGGCGGGACCAGCTTGAGGCCGCTGATGACATAGGTATTGGAAAGCATCTTGATCTTGGCTGCATCGAGGTGCCGGACGAAGATCAAATAGCGGCGCTTGCCTTCCGGCACGGGGATTCGGCCGGATTTTTCGCGGATTGTCCCCACGCCAACGGCGGCGATGCCCTTATTGGTCATCACATAGCCGCTCGCCTCCGGAACGCTGGTCACCCGCGCCTTGCGCACCTGATCCACCAAGGCCCAGAGCGAGGGACCGAAGACATCCTCGATCCTGTCGGTCATCGGCTTGCCGTCCTGATAGGCAATAATCGGCTTGTTATTGTCGTCGACCACTAGCGCCATGTCGAACAGGGCGCCATCCGAGGACATCTCGCCGTAGTTGCCGGCGATCCAGTCCTGGTCGTTTTCATCGTAGACATTCCTGGCGGCGGTGTTGCGCGCAGCATAGTCATGCAGCGTGGCATCGAGCAGGCCTTCGAAGGTCTTCAGCGCACCGGCAGTGGTTTCCCAGGAGCGTTCGTCATCCAATTTGTTGGAATAGTCCGCGACGCGGCCGATCGCTGTCAGCACCATCAAGGTAACCACAGTGACCACCAAAGCGAACGAAAACAAAACGGCCGTCACGATGGAATGACGACCGATTTGCGTATTCCGCTGGATTGACTTGAAAACTGCACCCAACGCACTTCTCCTTGACTTTGGAGTGTGCCGTCAGGTCTTCAAGAAACGGTTAAAGCGAGCCTACGATTCTTGCAGGAAATGGTTGTATATTTATCGGTATCGCAGGCATTCATGCGGATGCGCGGATCGCCTGTGCAAAACGATCGAGGCTGGCTTGCAACGTGCCGTTCTGTTGCGCCTCCGCCAGGGTCGTCGCCTGCGCCTCATCGCTCTTGCCGGCGAGCGGCACACGCAGAAAAGCCTCCGGCACAATGCGGAGCGACATTGTCTTCAGCACCTCGGTCAGTTGTTCCAGCACAAGATCGCCTCGATGCGAGGCATGCGCAAACATCAGCGGCTTGAACGGCACTTCGTCGCGCGACACCAGCCAATCCAATGCGTTCTTGAATCCGCCGGGAATGCCATGGGCATATTCCGGGCAAGAGACGATCACCCCGTCTACATCGCGGATTTTCGCGGCAAAGGTTTCGACAATAGGAGGCGTCCTGTCGCCCTCATGATCGGGATTGAAGATCGGCAGGCTGCCGATCAAATCGCAGATTTCGATGGAAACGCCGTCTGGCGAAATCAGCCGCAGGGCTTCCAGCAACCGAAGGCTGGTCGAGGCCTGCCTTTGGCTGCCGCAGAGCGCGTAGAGGGAGAGCGGACGCTGGATCATGCCCAAGGCTTATCAGGTGCCAGCGATTCGGGCGACCTTCCCCCTCTTTCGGAAGGAGCCGAAAGGCGGCATCAAGCCGCCTTGTGGTTCCCCTTCGGGAACTGACCGGCGAGTTCACGGTACCACTTGCCGCTCTTCTTCACCGTCCGCACCTGCGTCTCGTAATCGACGTGCACGAGGCCGAAACGCATGCGATAGCCTTCCGCCCATTCGAAATTATCCATCAGGCTCCAGGCGAAATAACCGCGCATGGGATAACCGTCCTTGATCAGGTCGGCGACCACGCCGAGATGGTCGATGTAGTAATCGAGGCGCGGCTGGTCGTCGACTTCACCGTTGACGACCTCCATGTTGTAGCAGGCGCCGTTTTCGGTGATGTAGCATTCCGGCAATTCGTAGCGCTTGTAGAGGTCCTGCACGACATGCTTCAGGCCCGGCGCGTAGATTTCCCAGCCGATGTCGGTCTTCACGTCGCTTGCAGGCGGCGCTTCCTTCGTCCAGGGGAAATCGCCGCTCTTGGACACGTCATCGGCGACACGCATCGGCATGTAGTAGTTCAGGCCCCACCAGTCGAGCTTCTGGTTGATGATCTTCAGATCGCCATCCTCGACAACAGGCATGCGGTCGCTGAGTACCTCGACGAATTCCTTCGGGTACTGCCCCTTGAAGATCGGATCGAAGAAGGCACCGTTGTGGAACTGATGCGCGCGCTCGACGGCAGCCTGATCTTCGGCGCTATCGGAACCCGGAAGGATCGAGGCCGCATTCAGCACGATACCGACCGGCACCTTCGGCGCGACGGCCCGGATTGCCTCGACGCCGAGACCGTGCGCGAGGTTCATGGTGTGCATGGCATAAAGCGCGGCCTGCATGTTACGCTCGCCCGGCGCATGAACGCCATAGAGATGGCTGAGCCAGACAATGCACCAGGGTTCGTTGAAGGTGGCAACCGAATCCAGACGGTCGCCGAGGCGTGCCATGACGGTCTTGGCATAACGCTGATAGGCATAGGCCGTGGAACGTGCCGTCCAGCCGCCGTCGCCGGCGAGCGTCAGCGGCAGATCCCAGTGATAGAGCGTCGCGAAGGTCTTGATGCCACGCGCCTTACAGCCATCGACGAGACGATCGTAGAAATCGAGGCCGGCTTCGTTCACCGGGCCGGTGCCGTCCGGAATGATGCGCGGCCAGGCGATCGAGAAGCGATAGGCTTCGACGCCCATGTCCTTGATCAGATCGAGATCCTGTTCCAGCCGGTTGTAGTGATCGCAGGCGACATCGCCGTTGTGCCGCTGATAGACGCGGCCCGGCATGTTCGCGAAGGCATCCCAGATCGACGGCTTGCGGCCATCCGCCTTGGTGGCGCCTTCGATCTGGAAGGCGGCAGTGGCAACGCCGAACGTGAAATCGCCCGGGAAACGGGCAGCGAAGCTCTTTGGATCAATCATGACTAATCTCGTTTCTTTCAAACGGCGGGACGGCGGTTGATGCGATCGACCGCGCTCACGATATTGGGCCCGCGCGCGGTTTAAACCAACGAAAACGTCCTTGTACAGTCCTGAAATGACAAATCTGCAACGTTGCAGTTATAAGTCGAAAAGCATGGGACGGCGGACAACCCGCCGCCCTCTTACTCGCAGATCAAAGCTTGACCCAGGCACCGTTACGCTTCGAGGAAGCAACGCAGGCCTCGACGAAAGCCACACCCTTCACACCGTCATCGACGGTCGGGTAAACCACGGCCGGATCGACCGCCACGCCCTTCTTGCGGGCATTGATGGCGCGCGCAGCCTCGGTGTAGATCGTGGCGAAGGCTTCGAGATAGCCTTCCGGATGTCCCGATGGGATGCGCGAAACACGCGCCGCGGCCGCACCGGAGCCTGCGCCATTACGGGTGATCAGGCGCTTCGGCTCACCGAATGGCGTGTACCAGAGATAGTTGGGATCGGCCTGCGTCCATTCGAGGCCGCCCTTGGTGCCGTAGACGCGGACCTTCAGGCCGTTCTCATGACCCGGTGCCACCTGGCTGCACCACAGCATGCCCTTAGCCGGCTTCTCCGAACCCTTGGCTTTGAAGCGCAGCAATAGATGACCATTGTCGTCCAGACGGCGGCCTTCGACGAAACTGTCGAGATCGGCAGCGAGGCTATCGAGTTCCAGGCCGCTAACAAAAGAGGCGAGATTATAGGCATGCGTGCCGATATCGCCGGTCGAGCCACCCGCGCCGGACTGCGACGGATCGGTACGCCAGGCCGCCTGCTTCTGGCCCGACTGCTCGATGTTTTCCGTCAGCCAGTCCTGGGGATATTCCGCATGCACGATGCGGATATCGCCGAGCTCGCCATTGGCGATCATCTCGCGCGCCTGGCGAACCATCGGATAGCCGGTGTAGTTGTGCGTCAGGATGAACAGCGCGCCGCTCTCGTCAGCCACCTTCTTCAGCTTCTTGGCGTCGGCAAGATTGGAGGTCAGCGGCTTGTCGCAGATGACGTGGATGCCGCGCTTCAGGAATTCCTTGGCGGCATCATAGTGAACATGGTTCGGCGTGACGATCGAAACCGCTTCGATGCCGTTCTTCAGTTTGGCTTCGCGGATCGCCATCTCGCGATAGCTGGAATAGGTGCGGGACGGATCGAGACCGAGATCACGGCCCGAAGCGATAGCCTTGTCCGGCGAGGCAGACAGCGCGCCGGCGACGAGATCGAACTGGTCGTCAATGCGCGCGGCGATACGATGCACCGCACCGATAAAGGCGCCCGCGCCTCCGCCCACCATGCCAAGCCGAATGCGCGGCTCTCGCGTCTGCTCCGATGATCCTTCGATTGCCATATGGTCCTCCTGAATGAATTAGAATTCGCCCCTCGCGGGGGAAGATTTGGTGCCTGCTGTTCCAAACAACCCGCCTCGCCCTTCGAGGGCC comes from the Rhizobium sp. NXC24 genome and includes:
- a CDS encoding GNAT family N-acetyltransferase, translated to MLMVRPYVPADADLTMDIFLRAIREVASKDYNQAQIDAWAKVEDRDAWAKRRSSRPAWIVQYGDVSIGFADLVPDGLLDMMFVHPDYQGMGAASLLLTTVEAEARKQRLGRIFTEASLTARAFFERRGFRVLASQIVEKRGQTLENFRMEKFL
- a CDS encoding rhodanese-related sulfurtransferase; the protein is MTDILSTPRHEAGGAFLVAALYHFASFPRFEALREPLLALCEANGVKGTLLLAHEGINGTIAGTDAGIGAVLSFLRAQPEFSTLEHKESRASKMPFVRMKVKLKKEIVTMGVENIDPTKIVGTYVAPQDWNALISDPDTIVIDTRNDYETAIGVFKGAVDPKTKTFREFPEWVRQNEGLHNKPKIAMYCTGGIRCEKATAFMKEQGFDEVYHLKGGILKYLEEVPAEESLWEGACFVFDERVSVEHGLKEGNHKLCHACRNPITAEEVTSPFYEAGVSCSHCYHDRTEEDRKRFRERQRQVMLARKRGQEHIGG
- a CDS encoding bifunctional diguanylate cyclase/phosphodiesterase, with protein sequence MGAVFKSIQRNTQIGRHSIVTAVLFSFALVVTVVTLMVLTAIGRVADYSNKLDDERSWETTAGALKTFEGLLDATLHDYAARNTAARNVYDENDQDWIAGNYGEMSSDGALFDMALVVDDNNKPIIAYQDGKPMTDRIEDVFGPSLWALVDQVRKARVTSVPEASGYVMTNKGIAAVGVGTIREKSGRIPVPEGKRRYLIFVRHLDAAKIKMLSNTYVISGLKLVPPDTIARYAVSIVDPLGKPLGRLVWTSRGPGDVSYQQARPLVVGALGLVGMFFLVLLILGSLAGRRLRAEEALARQGSLRDRLSGLLNREGLRLDVDRLVESARADGSNVLLLYLDLDGFKEINDSYGHGTGDQLIRAVAAGLNVLIPPKAILARLGGDEFAVAFPTKELNDAPALRLAEQVLDFFAEPLEIGRRVVVVGASIGIASSPEGRIGREELVRRADLAMYKAKEAGRARMACYETAMDADREERNALELDLRNAIEKEELTLAYQPLVDATSHEITGVEALVRWNRPGHGPISPEAFIPVAETSGLIEALGLFVLRKACETARQWPDLRIAVNVSPGQFRNPAFADYVRHVLNHTEIEAERVTLEITEGYIIQNPERTRQSIERLKRLGVKVALDDFGSGFSSIGYLRQFGFDRIKIDRSLTMDVLEDSRAREMLQATVALARSLDIPVTAEGIETKEQGAALEHFGCDELQGYFFGKPLPEAEISKRLMAQTARVLDVERDAAA
- a CDS encoding NADPH-dependent FMN reductase: MQRPLSLYALCGSQRQASTSLRLLEALRLISPDGVSIEICDLIGSLPIFNPDHEGDRTPPIVETFAAKIRDVDGVIVSCPEYAHGIPGGFKNALDWLVSRDEVPFKPLMFAHASHRGDLVLEQLTEVLKTMSLRIVPEAFLRVPLAGKSDEAQATTLAEAQQNGTLQASLDRFAQAIRASA
- a CDS encoding GH1 family beta-glucosidase, which gives rise to MIDPKSFAARFPGDFTFGVATAAFQIEGATKADGRKPSIWDAFANMPGRVYQRHNGDVACDHYNRLEQDLDLIKDMGVEAYRFSIAWPRIIPDGTGPVNEAGLDFYDRLVDGCKARGIKTFATLYHWDLPLTLAGDGGWTARSTAYAYQRYAKTVMARLGDRLDSVATFNEPWCIVWLSHLYGVHAPGERNMQAALYAMHTMNLAHGLGVEAIRAVAPKVPVGIVLNAASILPGSDSAEDQAAVERAHQFHNGAFFDPIFKGQYPKEFVEVLSDRMPVVEDGDLKIINQKLDWWGLNYYMPMRVADDVSKSGDFPWTKEAPPASDVKTDIGWEIYAPGLKHVVQDLYKRYELPECYITENGACYNMEVVNGEVDDQPRLDYYIDHLGVVADLIKDGYPMRGYFAWSLMDNFEWAEGYRMRFGLVHVDYETQVRTVKKSGKWYRELAGQFPKGNHKAA
- a CDS encoding Gfo/Idh/MocA family oxidoreductase → MAIEGSSEQTREPRIRLGMVGGGAGAFIGAVHRIAARIDDQFDLVAGALSASPDKAIASGRDLGLDPSRTYSSYREMAIREAKLKNGIEAVSIVTPNHVHYDAAKEFLKRGIHVICDKPLTSNLADAKKLKKVADESGALFILTHNYTGYPMVRQAREMIANGELGDIRIVHAEYPQDWLTENIEQSGQKQAAWRTDPSQSGAGGSTGDIGTHAYNLASFVSGLELDSLAADLDSFVEGRRLDDNGHLLLRFKAKGSEKPAKGMLWCSQVAPGHENGLKVRVYGTKGGLEWTQADPNYLWYTPFGEPKRLITRNGAGSGAAAARVSRIPSGHPEGYLEAFATIYTEAARAINARKKGVAVDPAVVYPTVDDGVKGVAFVEACVASSKRNGAWVKL